The Alteriqipengyuania halimionae genome contains a region encoding:
- a CDS encoding ArsR/SmtB family transcription factor: MRIEPTLRALSDPTRLRIMRLLATMELAIGELAQVLGQSQPRVSRHAKILCDANLAERRKEGSWVFLRQLAGGNGPGLGGAVAHLLARAEEADEGFAARCAEDRRHLAAIRAAREDRAAEYFAAHAAEWDELRVLHAPDAPVEAALSQALGDEPLGTLLDIGTGTGRMAEIFAPRAIRVIALDKSPEMLRLARVRLQDIAADRLELVQGDFGALPLADASVDTVLFHQVLHYAQDPQVALAEAARVARPGATIAIVDFAAHEREELRRQHQHARLGFSDDQMFDAVGDAGFALLDTRAIAGTPLTVKIWTARRSAERARQPEDAHA; encoded by the coding sequence ATGCGGATCGAACCCACCTTGCGCGCGCTTTCGGATCCCACACGGCTGCGGATCATGCGGCTGCTCGCCACGATGGAGCTGGCGATCGGCGAACTGGCGCAGGTGCTGGGTCAAAGCCAGCCGCGCGTTTCGCGCCATGCCAAGATCCTGTGCGATGCGAATCTCGCGGAACGGCGCAAGGAAGGCAGCTGGGTGTTCCTGCGCCAATTGGCCGGGGGGAACGGCCCCGGCCTCGGCGGCGCGGTGGCCCATTTGCTGGCACGCGCCGAGGAAGCGGACGAGGGCTTTGCCGCGCGCTGTGCCGAAGATCGCCGCCATCTGGCCGCGATTCGGGCCGCGCGCGAAGATCGTGCGGCCGAGTACTTCGCCGCGCACGCTGCCGAATGGGACGAGTTGCGCGTGCTCCATGCGCCCGACGCTCCGGTCGAGGCGGCGCTGTCGCAAGCTCTGGGTGACGAACCCCTTGGCACGCTGCTCGATATCGGCACCGGGACCGGGCGGATGGCGGAAATCTTCGCTCCTCGCGCCATACGCGTGATCGCGCTCGACAAGAGCCCCGAAATGCTGCGCCTCGCCCGCGTGCGCTTGCAGGATATCGCGGCTGACCGGCTGGAGCTGGTGCAGGGCGATTTCGGCGCGCTCCCGCTGGCCGACGCGTCGGTCGATACCGTCCTGTTCCACCAGGTGCTGCATTATGCGCAGGATCCGCAAGTCGCGCTGGCCGAGGCGGCGCGGGTGGCGCGTCCCGGCGCGACCATTGCGATCGTCGATTTCGCCGCGCATGAACGCGAGGAATTGCGCCGCCAGCACCAGCATGCGCGGCTCGGCTTTTCCGACGACCAGATGTTCGATGCGGTGGGCGACGCCGGCTTCGCCCTGCTCGACACCCGCGCGATTGCGGGCACGCCGCTCACCGTGAAAATCTGGACCGCCCGCCGCAGTGCCGAACGCGCGCGCCAGCCCGAGGACGCACACGCATGA
- a CDS encoding SDR family NAD(P)-dependent oxidoreductase, whose product MGILEGKVVAVTGAGRGIGREIALLCAKEGASVVVNDPGVGGEGEGGDAGPAETTARDIREAGGKAQANLASVADPAGAASIVEDAVQAFGRIDAVVNNAGILRDRIWHKMSHEDWQAVIDVHLHGCFNTSKAATPYFKEQGSGALVHFTSTSGLIGNIGQANYSAAKLGIVGLSQSIALDAARYGVRSNCIAPFAWSRMTASIPTGGEDADERVKRLQSMGAEKIAPLAAYLCSDAANDVTNQIFAVRRNEIVLFSKPRPVRSFARDGGWTPQEIADVAMPAFKPDFAREDEVSAHVFPYDPI is encoded by the coding sequence ATGGGGATTCTCGAAGGCAAGGTCGTCGCCGTTACGGGCGCAGGACGCGGCATAGGGCGCGAAATCGCGTTGCTGTGCGCGAAGGAAGGCGCCAGCGTCGTCGTCAACGATCCGGGCGTGGGCGGCGAAGGCGAAGGCGGCGATGCCGGTCCCGCCGAAACCACCGCCAGAGATATCCGCGAAGCCGGTGGCAAGGCGCAGGCCAATCTCGCCAGCGTCGCCGATCCCGCCGGAGCCGCCTCGATCGTCGAGGATGCGGTGCAGGCGTTCGGGCGGATCGATGCGGTGGTCAACAATGCCGGGATCCTGCGGGATCGCATCTGGCACAAGATGAGCCATGAGGACTGGCAGGCCGTCATCGACGTCCACCTCCACGGCTGCTTCAACACATCCAAGGCCGCGACTCCCTATTTCAAGGAACAGGGTTCGGGCGCACTGGTCCACTTCACTTCCACCAGCGGCTTGATCGGCAATATCGGCCAGGCGAACTATTCCGCCGCCAAGCTCGGCATTGTCGGCCTGTCGCAATCGATTGCGCTCGATGCCGCCCGCTATGGCGTGCGCAGCAATTGCATCGCGCCGTTCGCCTGGAGCCGGATGACCGCGAGCATCCCGACCGGCGGCGAAGACGCCGACGAGCGGGTCAAACGCCTGCAATCGATGGGCGCGGAAAAGATCGCCCCGCTCGCCGCCTATCTCTGCTCGGACGCGGCAAATGACGTGACGAACCAGATCTTTGCCGTGCGCCGCAACGAGATCGTGCTGTTCTCCAAGCCGCGCCCGGTGCGCAGCTTCGCCAGGGATGGCGGCTGGACCCCGCAGGAGATCGCCGATGTGGCGATGCCCGCGTTCAAACCCGATTTCGCGCGCGAAGACGAAGTCTCCGCGCATGTCTTCCCCTACGATCCGATCTGA
- a CDS encoding acyl-CoA dehydrogenase family protein has protein sequence MAVSNPGMDEDVFAQFLEQLQRYVKERLLPAEEQMIAEDKVPDDILAEMKEMGLFGLTVPEDHGGAGLNTSQYAEVVYTMAYAAPAFRSIFSINVGMFNSALKNGGTEAQQAEWWPRIAGGEVACFGLTEPGSGSDSAAMQTTARPDPDGNGWILNGTKRYITNAPHASVALIMARTEKEALPKNAHVSAFIVPMDTPGVSTGTPDKKMGQAGAHIADVMLDDVHVPGDALLGGETGKGFRFAMMSLDNGRISVGAASAGYARRALDSALRYATERKAFGEPIANFQLIQQMLAESETEIYAAECMMRDVTARADRGENVIRKAAAFKVFASEMCGRVMDRVVQIFGGAGYLAEYDAERFFRDARIYRIYEGTTQILQLQIAKHMLRDFEGSI, from the coding sequence ATGGCTGTCAGCAATCCCGGCATGGACGAGGACGTATTCGCGCAATTCCTCGAACAGCTCCAACGCTATGTGAAGGAACGGCTGCTCCCCGCCGAGGAGCAGATGATCGCGGAGGACAAGGTCCCCGACGACATCCTCGCCGAAATGAAGGAGATGGGGCTGTTCGGCCTCACCGTGCCCGAAGACCACGGCGGCGCGGGGCTGAACACCAGCCAGTACGCCGAAGTGGTCTACACCATGGCTTATGCCGCGCCCGCCTTCCGCTCGATCTTCTCGATCAATGTCGGCATGTTCAATTCGGCGCTCAAGAATGGTGGCACCGAGGCCCAGCAGGCCGAATGGTGGCCGCGCATTGCGGGCGGCGAAGTCGCCTGTTTCGGGCTCACCGAACCGGGCAGCGGATCGGACAGCGCCGCGATGCAGACCACCGCCAGGCCCGATCCGGATGGCAATGGCTGGATCCTAAATGGCACCAAGCGCTACATCACCAATGCCCCGCACGCCTCGGTCGCGCTGATCATGGCGCGGACCGAGAAAGAGGCGCTGCCCAAGAACGCGCATGTCAGCGCCTTCATCGTGCCGATGGACACGCCCGGCGTTTCGACCGGCACGCCCGACAAGAAGATGGGCCAGGCCGGCGCGCATATCGCCGACGTGATGCTCGACGATGTCCATGTGCCGGGCGATGCGCTGCTCGGCGGAGAGACCGGAAAGGGCTTCCGCTTCGCGATGATGAGCCTCGACAATGGTCGCATCTCGGTCGGCGCCGCATCGGCCGGCTATGCCCGCCGCGCGCTCGATTCCGCGCTGCGTTATGCCACCGAGCGCAAGGCCTTCGGCGAACCGATCGCCAATTTCCAGCTGATCCAGCAGATGCTCGCCGAAAGCGAAACCGAGATCTACGCCGCCGAATGCATGATGCGCGACGTCACTGCCCGCGCCGACCGCGGCGAGAACGTCATCCGCAAGGCGGCGGCGTTCAAGGTCTTCGCCAGCGAAATGTGCGGGAGGGTGATGGACCGCGTGGTGCAGATCTTTGGCGGCGCGGGCTACCTCGCCGAATACGACGCCGAACGCTTCTTCCGCGATGCGCGCATCTATCGCATCTACGAAGGCACGACGCAGATCCTGCAATTGCAGATCGCCAAGCACATGCTGCGCGATTTCGAAGGGTCAATTTAA